One window of the Bos indicus isolate NIAB-ARS_2022 breed Sahiwal x Tharparkar chromosome 15, NIAB-ARS_B.indTharparkar_mat_pri_1.0, whole genome shotgun sequence genome contains the following:
- the LOC109570062 gene encoding olfactory receptor 4B1-like: protein MARTDNVTELIVTGLSQDPEVQRACFAVFLPMYLATVVGNGLIVLTVRVSKSLRSPMYFFLSHLSLVEISYSSTIVPKFITDLLVKIKTISLKGCLAQIFFSHFLGVTEIFLLVVMAYDRYVAICKPLHYMNIMSHRLCHALVASSWLGGFFHSMIQILITIQLPFCGPNVIDHYFCDLHPLFKLACTDTSVEGVVVLANSGLISVFSFLLLVSSYIVILVNLRNHSADGRRKALSTCASHVTVVILFFGPAIFLYMRPSSTFTEDKLVAVFYMVVTPMLNPIIYTLRNAEVKLAMRRLWGKKKNSGMERKWESDL from the coding sequence ATGGCGAGGACTGATAATGTGACTGAGTTAATTGTCACCGGTCTTTCCCAGGACCCAGAGGTGCAGAGAGCGTGCTTTGCGGTGTTTCTGCCCATGTACTTGGCCACGGTGGTGGGCAATGGCCTCATTGTTCTGACGGTCAGAGTCAGTAAGAGCCTGCGttcccccatgtacttcttccttagTCACCTGTCGCTGGTGGAGATCAGTTACTCCTCTACTATTGTCCCTAAATTCATCACAGACTTACTTGTCAAGATTAAGACCATCTCTCTGAAAGGCTGTCTGGCTCAGATATTCTTCTCCCATTTTTTGGGGGTCACTGAGATCTTTTTGCTTGTGGTGATGGCTTATGACCGCTATGTAGCCATCTGCAAACCTCTTCATTATATGAATATTATGAGCCATCGACTGTGTCATGCGCTGGTGGCTAGTTCCTGGCTTGGAGGCTTTTTTCACTCCATGATTCAGATTCTCATCACCATCCAATTGCCCTTCTGTGGTCCCAATGTGATTGACCACTACTTCTGTGACCTCCATCCCTTGTTCAAGCTTGCCTGCACTGACACCTCTGTGGAGGGGGTCGTTGTGTTGGCCAACAGTGGATTaatctctgtcttctccttcctccttttggTGTCCTCATACATTGTCATCCTGGTCAACTTGAGGAACCATTCAGCAGACGGAAGACGCAAAGCCCTCTCCACCTGTGCCTCTCACGTCACGGTGGTCATCTTGTTCTTTGGACCCGCCATCTTCCTCTACATGCGGCCCTCCTCCACCTTCACTGAGGACAAGCTGGTGGCCGTGTTCTACATGGTGGTcacccccatgctgaaccccatCATCTACACACTCAGAAATGCAGAGGTGAAACTTGCCATGAGGAGGTTGTGGGGCAAAAAGAAGAACTCAGGGATGGAGCGAAAATGGGAAAGTGATTTATAA
- the LOC109569060 gene encoding olfactory receptor 4B1-like, with amino-acid sequence MARTNNVTELIISGLFQDPEVQRACFAVFLPMYLATVVGNGLIVLTVRVSKSLRSPMYFFLSHLSLVEISYSSTVVPKFITDLLSKIKTISLEGCVAQIFFFHFFGVTEIFLLTVMAYDRYVAICKPLHYTTIMSRSLCHQLVAASWLGGFVHSMVQIIITLQLSFCGPNVIDHYFCDLHPLFKLACTDTSVEGVVVLANSGLFSIFSFLLLVSSYVVILVNLRNHSAEGRRKALSTCASHITVVVLFFGPAIFLYMRPPSTFTEDKLVAVFYTVVTPMLNPIIYTLRNTEVKIAMRRLWGRKVNSGLQ; translated from the coding sequence ATGGCGAGGACCAATAATGTGACTGAGTTAATTATCAGCGGTCTTTTCCAGGACCCAGAGGTGCAGAGAGCGTGCTTTGCGGTGTTTCTGCCCATGTACTTGGCCACGGTGGTGGGCAATGGCCTCATTGTTCTGACGGTCAGAGTCAGTAAGAGCCTGCGttcccccatgtacttcttccttagCCACCTGTCGCTGGTGGAGATCAGTTACTCCTCCACTGTTGTCCCTAAATTCATCACAGACTTACTTTCCAAGATTAAAACCATCTCCCTGGAGGGCTGTGTGGCTCAGATattcttctttcacttctttggggTTACTGAGATCTTCCTGCTCAcggtgatggcctatgaccgctatgtggccatctgcaagcccctTCACTACACAACCATCATGAGCCGGTCTCTGTGTCACCAACTGGTGGCTGCTTCCTGGCTGGGGGGGTTTGTTCACTCCATGGTTCAGATCATTATTACTCTCCAGTTATCCTTCTGTGGTCCCAATGTGATTGACCACTACTTCTGTGACCTCCATCCCTTGTTCAAGCTTGCCTGCACTGACACCTCTGTGGAGGGGGTCGTTGTGTTGGCCAACAGTGGATTATTCtccatcttctccttcctcctcttggtGTCCTCATACGTTGTCATCCTGGTCAACTTGAGGAACCATTCAGCAGAGGGGAGACGCAAAGCCCTCTCCACCTGTGCCTCTCACATCACGGTGGTCGTCCTGTTCTTTGGACCTGCCATCTTCCTCTACATGCGGCCCCCCTCCACCTTCACTGAGGACAAGCTGGTGGCCGTGTTCTACACGGTGGTcacccccatgctgaaccccatCATCTACACACTCAGAAATACAGAGGTGAAAATTGCCATGAGGAGGTTGTGGGGCAGGAAAGTAAACTCAGGgttgcaataa
- the LOC109569283 gene encoding olfactory receptor 4B1, translating into MASTNNVTELIISGLSQDPEVQRGCFVVFLPMYLATVVGNGLIVLMVRVSKSLRSPMYFFLSHLSLVEISYSSTVVPKFITDLLSKIKTISLEGCLAQIFFFHFLGVAEILLLVVMAYDRYVAICKPLHYMSIMNRQLCHILVAGSWFGGFLHSIIQILITIQLPFCGPNVIDHYFCDLQPLFKLACTDTSVEGVVVLANSGLIALCSFLLLVSSYIVILVNLRNHSAEGRRKALSTCASHVTVVILFFGPAIFLYMRPSSTFTEDKLVAVFYTVVTPMLNPIIYTLRNAEVKVAMRRLWGKKKNSGLE; encoded by the coding sequence ATGGCGAGTACAAATAATGTGACTGAGTTAATTATCAGCGGTCTTTCCCAGGATCCAGAGGTGCAGAGAGGGTGCTTTGTGGTGTTTCTTCCCATGTACTTGGCCACGGTGGTGGGCAATGGCCTCATTGTTCTGATGGTTAGAGTCAGTAAGAGCCTGCGttcccccatgtacttcttccttagTCATCTGTCGCTGGTGGAGATCAGTTACTCCTCTACTGTTGTCCCTAAATTCATCACAGACTTACTTTCCAAGATTAAAACCATCTCCCTGGAGGGTTGTCTGGCTCAGATATTCTTCTTTCACTTCTTGGGGGTCGCTGAGATCCTCTTGCTCGTGGTGATGGCTTATGACCGCTATGTCGCCATCTGCAAACCTCTTCATTATATGAGCATTATGAACCGTCAGCTGTGTCACATACTAGTAGCTGGTTCCTGGTTTGGGGGCTTTCTTCACTCCATAATTCAGATTCTCATCACCATCCAATTGCCCTTCTGCGGTCCCAATGTGATTGATCACTACTTCTGTGACCTCCAGCCATTATTCAAGCTTGCCTGCACTGACACCTCTGTGGAGGGGGTCGTTGTGTTGGCCAACAgtggcttaattgctctgtgctCCTTCCTCCTCTTGGTGTCCTCCTATATTGTCATCCTGGTCAACTTGAGGAACCATTCAGCAGAGGGGAGACGCAAAGCCCTCTCCACCTGTGCCTCTCACGTCACGGTGGTCATCTTGTTCTTTGGACCCGCCATCTTCCTCTACATGCGGCCCTCCTCCACCTTCACTGAGGACAAGCTGGTGGCCGTGTTCTACACGGTGGTcacccccatgctgaaccccatCATCTACACACTCAGAAATGCAGAGGTGAAAGTTGCCATGAGGAGGTTGTGGGGCAAAAAGAAGAACTCAGGGCTGGAGTGA